The Chloroflexota bacterium genome window below encodes:
- a CDS encoding NADP-dependent oxidoreductase, with translation MTTMKAIQINRYGGVDELVQAEIARPEPTADQVLIKVHAIGINPVDYKVRSGMIAFFEEQAFPVALGWDVAGTIAAVGSNVSQWKLGDEVYGMVNFPTPSGAYAEYVVAPALEVAAKPQSLSFEEAAAVPLVALTAWQAFDLVGLQAGDRVLVHAAAGGVGHVAVQLAKLRGAHVIATASARNEGFVRELGVDQFVDYTAAPFEQQIEPVDVVFDTVGGEVQARSYAVLKPQAGLVTIVGAPPADLAAAHAGKSLNHLVHADQAQLTEIAKLIDSQKLRVEVEHVYDFTAMAAAHERIQSSRVRGKIVVKVG, from the coding sequence ATGACGACAATGAAGGCAATTCAAATTAATCGGTATGGCGGCGTTGACGAATTAGTGCAGGCAGAAATTGCGCGGCCTGAGCCTACCGCCGATCAAGTGTTAATTAAAGTTCATGCTATCGGCATCAATCCGGTTGATTATAAAGTGCGCTCAGGCATGATCGCCTTTTTCGAAGAGCAAGCGTTTCCGGTGGCGCTTGGCTGGGATGTGGCGGGCACAATTGCTGCGGTTGGTTCGAATGTTAGCCAATGGAAGCTTGGCGATGAAGTCTATGGTATGGTCAATTTTCCCACTCCTAGCGGTGCCTATGCTGAATATGTGGTAGCTCCAGCGCTTGAAGTTGCTGCCAAACCGCAAAGTCTGAGCTTTGAAGAAGCCGCAGCCGTGCCGTTGGTGGCCTTGACTGCTTGGCAAGCATTCGATCTGGTTGGGTTGCAGGCTGGCGATCGCGTGCTGGTGCATGCAGCGGCTGGCGGCGTTGGCCATGTGGCGGTGCAATTGGCCAAATTACGCGGCGCTCATGTGATTGCTACGGCTTCGGCTCGGAATGAAGGCTTTGTGCGTGAACTGGGTGTTGATCAATTTGTCGATTACACTGCTGCGCCGTTTGAGCAACAAATTGAACCAGTTGATGTAGTGTTTGATACAGTTGGTGGCGAAGTTCAAGCACGTTCGTATGCAGTGTTAAAGCCCCAAGCTGGCTTGGTAACGATTGTTGGTGCGCCGCCCGCCGATTTGGCCGCAGCCCACGCTGGCAAAAGCCTGAACCATTTGGTGCATGCTGATCAAGCCCAATTAACCGAGATTGCCAAATTGATCGATAGCCAAAAATTGCGGGTTGAAGTTGAGCACGTCTACGATTTTACGGCCATGGCAGCGGCCCACGAACGCATCCAAAGTAGTCGGGTGCGCGGCAAGATTGTGGTAAAAGTCGGCTAA
- a CDS encoding glycosyltransferase family 4 protein has protein sequence MAIIPGASIDHQLRVAMLCRAVFPLHGFGGIERHVFHLVTHLSDLGVKLDLWTQTIPHDAPTAGEAYARLCQNPLIELHETRYDRTSPWLRPNSIIGRQFNYPIFTWQQASAVAQTAQQSQIDIVHTQGLCALGWGLVRQQQPSLRRIPQLANPHGMEEYKNVDWRKQLAYAPFRAQYSWSHRQADCAIATDACTADDLPNLLGVDSARVAVLPSAIDVAESLGQVNGQIGNELVQRLQLADHDVVFLTVSRLERNKGYHLLLAALAELRDLLPASWRLLMVGTGKEQAALEQQAQSLGLAQHVSLLGRLSDRELHSLYEHVDLFVHPTLYEGSSLVTLEAMIHHLPVVATATGGIPDKVISGHNGLLVPANNQRALANALRLALDLREYWPQWGAAGAAIVRRSFDWPVVARQTLATYRELLQSRSLRGGFQ, from the coding sequence ATGGCAATAATCCCAGGAGCCTCAATCGATCACCAATTACGTGTCGCCATGCTTTGTCGGGCAGTTTTTCCGTTGCATGGCTTTGGCGGCATCGAGCGCCATGTCTTTCATTTGGTGACCCATCTCAGCGATTTGGGGGTTAAGCTCGATCTTTGGACTCAAACGATTCCCCATGATGCGCCAACTGCTGGCGAGGCCTATGCTCGTTTGTGTCAAAACCCGTTGATTGAACTGCATGAAACCCGTTATGATCGTACTAGCCCATGGTTGCGACCAAATAGCATTATCGGGCGACAGTTTAATTATCCGATTTTTACTTGGCAACAAGCTAGTGCTGTAGCCCAAACTGCCCAGCAAAGCCAGATTGATATTGTGCATACCCAAGGTTTGTGTGCGTTGGGCTGGGGATTGGTGCGTCAACAGCAGCCCAGTTTGCGCCGAATTCCTCAATTGGCCAATCCCCATGGCATGGAAGAATATAAGAATGTTGATTGGCGCAAACAGCTTGCTTATGCCCCGTTTCGCGCCCAATATTCGTGGAGCCACCGCCAAGCTGATTGTGCAATTGCCACCGATGCCTGTACCGCCGACGATCTACCAAATTTGTTGGGCGTTGATTCGGCGCGGGTTGCGGTGTTGCCCTCGGCGATTGATGTGGCCGAGTCCCTGGGCCAGGTTAATGGGCAAATTGGTAATGAGTTGGTGCAGCGCTTGCAGCTCGCCGACCACGATGTGGTTTTTTTGACTGTCAGCCGTTTGGAGCGCAACAAGGGCTATCATCTGCTCTTGGCGGCCTTGGCCGAATTGCGTGATCTGCTGCCTGCAAGCTGGCGTTTGTTGATGGTTGGCACTGGCAAAGAGCAAGCAGCGCTTGAACAGCAAGCCCAAAGCCTAGGCTTAGCGCAACATGTCAGCCTGCTTGGTCGTCTGAGTGATCGTGAATTGCATTCACTGTATGAACATGTTGATTTGTTCGTTCATCCAACCTTGTATGAAGGTTCGTCGTTGGTCACACTCGAAGCCATGATTCATCACTTGCCAGTGGTGGCAACTGCGACTGGTGGGATTCCTGATAAAGTTATCAGCGGCCATAATGGCTTGCTTGTGCCAGCCAACAATCAGCGGGCCTTGGCCAATGCGCTGCGGTTAGCCCTCGATTTGCGCGAATATTGGCCGCAATGGGGTGCTGCTGGCGCAGCGATTGTGCGGCGCAGCTTCGATTGGCCAGTTGTGGCGCGACAAACCCTCGCCACCTACCGCGAACTATTGCAATCTCGCTCTTTGCGTGGAGGATTCCAATGA
- a CDS encoding glycosyltransferase family 2 protein gives MTSERPSISVFFPAYNDAGTIGSLVITAFHVLPELTDDYEVIVVNDGSSDYTAQVLDDLATKYPRFRPIHHPKNRGYGGALRTGFASATKDLVFYTDGDAQYDPNELRDLYQVLTPEVDIVNGYKIARSDPLHRKIIGRVYHHGVKFLFGFKLRDVDCDFRLIRRKVFDVVNLESDSGTICLELVKKLQDAGFNFAEVPVHHYHRTYGKSQFFNFPRLWRTLIQLLQLWWKLVILGKHLKEQAARQRALGRDAG, from the coding sequence ATGACCAGCGAACGTCCAAGTATTTCGGTCTTCTTCCCTGCCTATAATGATGCTGGCACCATTGGTAGCTTGGTGATTACAGCATTTCACGTTTTACCCGAACTCACCGATGATTATGAAGTGATCGTGGTTAACGATGGTAGCAGCGATTATACCGCGCAAGTGCTTGATGATTTAGCCACCAAATATCCACGTTTCCGCCCAATTCACCACCCCAAAAACCGCGGTTATGGCGGAGCATTACGCACAGGCTTTGCCTCGGCAACCAAAGATCTGGTGTTTTATACTGATGGCGATGCCCAATACGACCCCAACGAGTTGCGCGATTTGTATCAAGTGCTGACCCCTGAGGTTGATATTGTCAACGGCTATAAGATTGCCCGTTCTGATCCATTGCATCGTAAAATTATTGGCCGCGTGTATCACCATGGAGTCAAATTTTTATTTGGCTTTAAATTGCGTGATGTTGATTGTGATTTTCGGCTGATTCGCCGCAAAGTATTCGATGTAGTCAATCTTGAATCCGATAGCGGTACAATCTGCTTAGAATTGGTCAAAAAATTACAAGATGCTGGGTTTAATTTTGCTGAAGTGCCAGTGCATCACTATCATCGCACCTATGGCAAATCGCAGTTTTTCAATTTCCCCCGTTTGTGGCGCACGCTGATTCAGTTGTTGCAGCTTTGGTGGAAGTTGGTCATCCTTGGCAAACATCTTAAAGAACAAGCTGCTCGCCAACGTGCTCTTGGGCGCGACGCGGGCTAA
- a CDS encoding GlsB/YeaQ/YmgE family stress response membrane protein: MLSLIAWLIFGALIGWVASKIMNTDAQQGAVLNIVVGIIGAFIGGFLINRDVTGNVFNLMSVLTALIGAVVLLGIVNLFQRGRVR, translated from the coding sequence ATGCTTTCACTTATTGCATGGCTTATCTTCGGCGCATTGATCGGTTGGGTTGCTAGCAAAATTATGAACACTGATGCTCAGCAAGGCGCAGTATTAAATATTGTAGTCGGGATCATCGGAGCGTTTATTGGTGGTTTTTTGATCAATCGCGACGTGACCGGTAATGTATTCAATTTGATGAGCGTCTTGACCGCGCTGATTGGTGCCGTCGTATTGCTTGGGATTGTCAACCTCTTCCAACGTGGGCGCGTGCGCTAA
- a CDS encoding GDP-mannose 4,6-dehydratase, which yields MLEQAFRGKRCLITGGLGFIGSNLAFRLVELGAEVVIVDSLVAEYGGNMANVHGLAEQVRINIADVRDQHSLQYLVQGQDYLFNLAGQVSHIDSMENPFNDLDINCRAQLSILEACRHNNPAIKIVFASTRQIYGRPDYVPVDEQHLLHPTDVNGINKMAGEWYHILYNNVYGIRACALRMTNTYGPRMLVRHARQTALGWFVRQALDNEVISIYGDGEQQRDYTYVDDAVEAFLLAAMNPAADGQVFNLGGPEPISHLQLISTLTEVAGTGSYRLVPFPPEKARIDIGSVYSDYRRIQAVLGWQPTTSLRQGLEYTVNFYREFRESYW from the coding sequence GTGCTAGAGCAGGCATTTCGTGGTAAGCGTTGTTTGATTACTGGCGGTTTGGGCTTTATTGGCTCGAATCTCGCATTTCGTTTGGTCGAATTAGGCGCTGAAGTTGTGATCGTTGATTCATTGGTTGCTGAATATGGCGGCAATATGGCCAATGTCCATGGCTTGGCTGAACAAGTTCGGATTAACATTGCCGATGTCCGCGATCAGCATTCGTTGCAATATTTGGTACAAGGCCAGGATTATCTGTTTAATCTCGCTGGTCAGGTTAGCCATATTGATTCAATGGAGAATCCCTTCAACGACTTGGATATTAATTGTCGGGCGCAGCTTTCAATTTTAGAGGCTTGTCGCCACAATAATCCAGCGATTAAAATTGTTTTTGCGAGCACCCGCCAAATCTATGGCCGCCCCGATTACGTGCCTGTTGATGAGCAGCATTTGTTGCACCCAACCGATGTTAATGGCATCAACAAGATGGCGGGCGAGTGGTATCACATTCTTTATAATAATGTCTATGGGATTCGGGCTTGTGCTTTGCGCATGACCAACACCTATGGGCCACGTATGTTGGTCCGCCACGCTCGCCAAACTGCCTTGGGTTGGTTTGTGCGCCAGGCACTTGATAATGAAGTGATTAGCATTTATGGCGATGGCGAACAACAGCGTGATTATACCTATGTTGATGATGCAGTTGAAGCTTTTCTGTTAGCAGCCATGAATCCGGCTGCCGATGGTCAGGTGTTTAATCTCGGCGGCCCTGAGCCAATTAGCCATTTGCAATTGATTTCGACCTTGACGGAAGTTGCAGGAACTGGCTCATATCGTTTGGTGCCGTTTCCCCCTGAAAAAGCCCGCATCGACATTGGCAGCGTCTATAGCGACTATCGCCGGATTCAAGCAGTGTTGGGTTGGCAGCCAACCACGAGTTTGCGCCAAGGTCTCGAGTATACCGTAAACTTTTACCGCGAATTCCGCGAATCCTATTGGTAG
- a CDS encoding GlsB/YeaQ/YmgE family stress response membrane protein, translating to MLSLIAWLIFGALIGWVASKIMNTDAQQGAVLNIVVGIIGAFIGGFLINRDVTGNVFNLMSVLTALIGAVVLLGIVNLFQRGRVR from the coding sequence ATGTTATCACTTATCGCATGGCTTATCTTTGGCGCATTGATCGGTTGGGTTGCTAGCAAAATTATGAATACCGATGCCCAACAAGGTGCAGTATTGAATATTGTGGTCGGGATCATCGGGGCATTCATTGGCGGTTTTTTGATCAATCGCGACGTGACCGGTAATGTATTCAATCTAATGAGCGTCTTGACTGCGTTGATTGGTGCAGTTGTGCTGCTTGGGATTGTAAACCTCTTCCAACGTGGCCGCGTTCGCTAA
- a CDS encoding helical backbone metal receptor — protein MGNSSFDITDDLDRLLHFEYVPQRIVSLVPSLTEYLFWLGLAEQVVGITDYCIVPAEQVAAVPKVRGTKNPNREQIIGLAPDLIIANKEENRQRDIAALEAAGLTIYVSDIESVQQAMLSLSKLAGMVGRTEQADSLIAAIQAELVLKPTTQQRVATAIWRDPWMWVGQATYAADLLACCGASNCLADPAGRYPHLGLAEIAALQPDRILLPNEPYAFSQADADELQGLAARIDCCDGQLLTWYGPRIPLALQTYRRLLQAE, from the coding sequence TTGGGCAACTCTTCATTTGACATAACCGACGATTTGGATCGTTTGCTGCACTTCGAGTATGTGCCACAACGCATTGTTTCGTTGGTGCCAAGTTTGACTGAGTATTTATTTTGGTTGGGCTTGGCCGAGCAGGTTGTGGGCATCACCGATTATTGCATTGTGCCCGCTGAACAAGTGGCGGCAGTGCCCAAAGTGCGCGGAACCAAAAATCCCAATCGCGAGCAGATTATTGGGCTGGCCCCAGATTTGATTATCGCCAATAAGGAAGAAAATCGCCAGCGTGATATTGCAGCGCTCGAAGCGGCAGGCCTAACGATTTATGTGAGCGATATCGAAAGCGTACAGCAAGCAATGCTTAGCTTGTCCAAATTGGCGGGCATGGTTGGGCGAACTGAACAAGCTGATTCGTTGATTGCGGCAATTCAGGCTGAACTTGTGCTAAAACCAACCACCCAACAACGGGTAGCCACGGCAATTTGGCGCGACCCTTGGATGTGGGTTGGCCAAGCGACCTATGCCGCCGATTTATTGGCATGCTGTGGGGCTAGCAATTGTTTGGCTGATCCAGCGGGGCGCTATCCACATTTGGGGTTGGCAGAGATTGCGGCCTTGCAACCAGATCGGATTTTACTGCCCAACGAACCCTATGCATTTAGCCAAGCCGATGCTGATGAATTGCAAGGCTTGGCTGCGCGAATTGATTGCTGCGATGGCCAATTATTGACCTGGTATGGCCCGCGCATTCCCCTCGCCCTGCAAACCTATCGGCGTTTGTTGCAGGCTGAGTAA
- a CDS encoding helix-turn-helix transcriptional regulator, translated as MCHDYGFSYSCPVEATIAVIGGKWKCVILFHLCDGKKRFSQLQRFLPSITQRMLTLQLRELEADGVITRTVYPEVPPRVEYALTDFGESLRPILFLMRDWGQEYREAVATTKARQATNVN; from the coding sequence ATGTGTCACGATTATGGATTCAGCTATTCATGCCCGGTTGAGGCGACAATTGCGGTCATTGGCGGTAAGTGGAAGTGTGTGATTTTGTTCCATCTCTGCGATGGCAAGAAACGATTTAGCCAATTGCAGCGCTTCTTGCCATCAATTACTCAGCGTATGTTAACCCTACAATTGCGTGAACTTGAGGCCGATGGCGTAATTACGCGGACGGTCTACCCCGAAGTGCCACCACGGGTCGAATATGCGCTGACTGATTTTGGTGAAAGTTTGCGGCCAATTTTGTTTTTGATGCGTGATTGGGGTCAGGAATATCGCGAGGCAGTTGCCACAACCAAAGCGCGGCAAGCGACGAACGTCAACTAA